Proteins encoded together in one Syntrophales bacterium window:
- a CDS encoding cell wall biosynthesis glycosyltransferase: protein MEDIVIGREIQGAIEKIEEANILVGIPSYNNATTIGHVVKAVQAGLAKYFPNKKSVLVNSDGGSTDGTIDVVQSATVEDFQSVLLHHRVKPLYKITTPYHGIPGKGSSFRTIFEIADALNVKACAVVDSDLRSITPEWIELMIKPVIESGFDYVSPLYHRHKYDGTITNSVIYPLSRALYGKQVRQPIGGDFGFSGKLAKFYLTKDVWETDVARYGIDIWMTTTAVANNFKVCQSFLGAKIHDPKDPGADLSAMLYQVVGATFDLMETYPEVWRTVKGSEKVPTFGFQYAVGLEPVSVNLDRMIDKFRLGIKELIGLWKLFIPKEIINFLHKMEVVRKVEFNIPDEIWVEIIYSFAVAAHGKVLNKEHLLKSLTPLYLGRVASFVIETWESSAVEVEENIDRLCMNFENGKSFLLNNWA, encoded by the coding sequence ATGGAAGACATTGTTATAGGAAGAGAGATTCAAGGGGCAATTGAAAAAATTGAGGAAGCCAACATCCTCGTTGGAATCCCGAGCTATAATAATGCCACTACAATAGGCCATGTGGTTAAAGCGGTACAGGCAGGACTGGCCAAATATTTCCCCAATAAAAAATCTGTTCTTGTGAATTCTGATGGTGGATCGACTGATGGGACTATTGATGTTGTTCAGAGTGCAACTGTTGAGGATTTCCAATCCGTCCTCCTTCATCATAGAGTAAAACCTCTTTATAAGATAACAACTCCGTATCACGGTATCCCGGGCAAAGGAAGCTCCTTTAGGACAATTTTTGAGATAGCGGATGCCCTTAATGTGAAGGCATGCGCAGTGGTGGACTCCGACCTGAGAAGCATTACTCCTGAGTGGATTGAACTCATGATTAAACCTGTCATTGAAAGTGGTTTTGACTATGTTTCTCCCCTCTATCACAGACATAAATATGACGGAACAATAACAAATAGTGTAATTTATCCATTAAGCAGAGCATTGTATGGAAAACAGGTAAGACAGCCCATCGGGGGAGATTTTGGATTCTCAGGCAAACTAGCGAAATTTTATCTAACAAAAGATGTCTGGGAAACTGATGTTGCACGATATGGGATAGACATATGGATGACAACTACAGCTGTTGCTAATAACTTTAAGGTTTGTCAGTCTTTCTTAGGCGCAAAGATTCATGATCCTAAGGATCCGGGGGCTGATCTGAGCGCAATGCTCTACCAGGTAGTGGGTGCAACCTTTGATCTTATGGAGACTTACCCGGAAGTTTGGAGAACAGTCAAAGGATCTGAAAAGGTACCAACCTTTGGTTTTCAGTATGCCGTGGGGCTTGAGCCGGTTTCTGTAAATCTCGATAGAATGATTGATAAATTCAGGCTCGGGATCAAGGAATTGATCGGTTTATGGAAGCTGTTTATCCCGAAAGAGATTATTAATTTTCTTCACAAGATGGAAGTCGTTCGCAAGGTAGAATTTAATATCCCGGATGAAATATGGGTTGAAATTATTTATAGCTTTGCTGTTGCTGCTCACGGTAAGGTTTTGAATAAAGAACATCTCTTGAAATCTCTTACACCCTTATATCTTGGAAGGGTGGCCTCGTTTGTTATCGAAACATGGGAAAGCAGCGCCGTAGAGGTTGAAGAAAATATAGACAGATTATGTATGAACTTCGAAAATGGGAAAAGTTTTTTACTAAATAACTGGGCTTGA
- a CDS encoding HAD-IIB family hydrolase — protein sequence MFTDLDGTLLDHNDYSFEHARPALERIKRKGIPLIITTSKTRKEVENLQKILGIKEPFIVENGGGIFFPGGYQGFKIKNSLPRPPYTIVELGKPYAEIRRFIKRVGDQFGIRGFGDLTIQEIMEFTGLSVEDAKMAKEREFTEPFILERETDLEVLNDLALREGMKVVRGGRFSHLLSVHQDKGKAVEIVNDIFRENCGEEIVAIGLGDSENDLPMLKNVDIPVLIPHYDGGYEEFNLQNLTRSRYRGSKGWNESVEEILNDLERADC from the coding sequence ATATTTACGGATCTTGATGGGACTTTACTTGACCACAATGATTACTCTTTTGAACATGCAAGACCCGCCTTAGAAAGGATAAAGAGGAAAGGCATTCCTCTTATTATCACGACCAGCAAGACGAGGAAAGAAGTCGAAAACTTGCAGAAGATACTGGGGATTAAGGAGCCTTTTATTGTCGAAAATGGGGGTGGAATTTTTTTTCCGGGAGGGTATCAAGGATTCAAGATAAAAAATTCTCTCCCCAGACCCCCCTATACTATCGTAGAGCTTGGTAAACCGTATGCTGAAATCAGAAGATTCATCAAGAGGGTAGGGGATCAATTTGGGATCAGGGGGTTTGGCGATTTAACGATCCAGGAAATCATGGAGTTCACAGGGTTATCCGTTGAGGATGCAAAGATGGCAAAGGAGAGGGAATTTACGGAACCATTTATCCTGGAAAGGGAAACTGACCTTGAAGTATTGAATGATTTGGCCTTAAGGGAAGGGATGAAGGTGGTAAGAGGGGGAAGATTTTCACATCTTCTCAGCGTCCATCAGGATAAGGGGAAAGCAGTTGAGATCGTAAATGATATCTTTCGTGAAAACTGTGGTGAAGAAATTGTTGCCATAGGTCTGGGGGACAGTGAAAACGACCTGCCGATGCTCAAAAATGTGGATATCCCTGTTCTGATACCACATTACGATGGAGGATATGAAGAGTTTAATTTACAAAACCTTACAAGATCAAGGTATCGGGGGAGTAAAGGCTGGAATGAATCGGTGGAGGAAATATTAAATGACCTCGAGAGAGCTGATTGTTGA